The DNA segment GGAATTTATAATTAGGAATCTAAACTATTTCTCCACGGAATCTGTGGATGCATGCCCGATTCTCTGATATGGATGTGGTAGCTGGTGGAGATGATCTGGCGCCGTCCACAGCAGCTAGCTATATACAGCACGAACTCTGACTGGACACTGGAAACCAGCCGCTTTAATTTGGTCATGCACGAGATTCTCCTTTTGAACGATTCTTAGGTTTTTAATTTGGATGGGAGCTAGCAGCACTCGTTGATTTTAATTTAGTTCCCAAATTAAAGTGAGTACTACAGATGAGGATATGACCACCGATCGATCGGTGGCACATTTGTGTATGCATTTCTTTGTCGCGAAGTTTGTTACGAAGAGGAGATAACTTCAGTCTCCGCACTTCTTTGAtctacttaattttttttacgaagATGCTTACTGTACCTCCTTCGGTGCATGTGCTATTCGGAGgaagaataaataaatattgagAAAATTCTATCCCTGAAAGTTCGtccaatcccttctatacccctaagATATGCTTATTTTTCCCTTCCATACCCttaaatttcagtttggatcTCTTTGATACCTCTTCCGTCAGTTAATTGACCGTTAAATTCATATcataaagtctattttacgcatcggtatcaagaaaatataaatttataaagtATGTTGATGGAGTGTATAAGTTCATTATATCcgactattatatttataagtttattttgtgagatattatttaacaaaagtaATGTTTATCTCGCATAAcaagatttatcttataaaGAATTTCGTACTATTATAacaaaatatgttatatatacAGTTTtcaatgataaaaaatattattttttttgttttatctaaaataaattttgtcatagataaaaattattttttcccttCGCGAGGTGAACTAAAATATTGcatttgttaaataatatctcacaaaataaactcatacATATAATAGTCGCATACAATGAATTTATACACTCTatcaatatacttcataaatttatattttcttgatatcAAAGGGCAGAATGGACTTTATGATAGAAATGTAACGGTCAACTAATGGTCAACTAATGCAAGGGATATAGAAggattcaaaataaaatttagggGTATGCAAGCGAATGAGTAAATCTCAGAGGCATAGAAGAAATTGGGTGAAGTTTGAAGGTACATAGggaattttctcataaatattCCAGTATcgatttttaaagaaaaataccCGGATCGAATTAGAAATGGTAAGATATATGCGTAGCTGGAGTAAGTAGTTTATTTCCTTGATAAGAGAAAAGACTGAACTAGTCAAATGTATCTGACCTAATCACTTGGACGAAAGAGAGACTAGATAGTAAATAATAAATCAGTAAAGAAAACAGAGTACATATAAACAAAACGGGATGAGTAACAGATTAGGTTAACGGCGAATCTCAGCTGACGTGAACGGTCGCTGTCAACGTACATGCACGACGGGTtcaaaatagtactccctccgaatttaaattttttaataagacgaatggtcaaatatttataaaaaaaatcaacggcgtcatacattaaaatacggagtgAGTAAATATTAACAGGTCGAGTTGTGCGTGACACGTACAAATCTCACCATGTATATGCATGTAGGAGTACAAACCAAATTTATTGCTCCCATTTATTCCGATTTTGTTACAAGCTCGATCGATGCAAATGTATAGTGTACTGTATTACAAAACACACACGATTATATTGATGATTTCAACCATATCATCTACTACTACATAACTTTATTTATATAGTAATATAATACGTAACTGTATTTAACATGGTCGTATATACTCAGATATATAGCTAGTGGGGAATACAACGCACAGGCTGCTGCGTATTGGGATCAGTTGTACAGGACGAGTGTCCTGGGGCTGCCGCCTTCAGCGGCATCGTctcagatgcagcagcagctacaGCAGCTTCgttatggccgccgccggcggctgcggcggcggccaacggccgcgccgccgtcacaGAGTTGGCAGACGCAGCGAcaaccagcagcagcatcgTCAGCGCCGCCACCGGTGAGAACCATGTCGCCCGTCGGCTCTTCTTGTTGATCTCGCTCGCACGACCATTCATGACGACCATGAGCATGACGATGATCATCGTGGCGATCAGTCTGTCGGCGATGCTTGATTGGATTTGGTCGTCGGTCCGATCGAACTGCTGGCCATGGCCGTCGTCGGAGTTGAGCTCTGGCTGCAGGGCGGTGGGCATGCGGTGCCCCCGCCACTTtccggcggccgccgacgccgtgtTCGCCTCTGCACGTGCGGGATAAAAAACCTGCTGTGATGCTGATGACAGCTGCAGGGTGTGCAGATCATGAGTCAAAGAGTCAAACATCACTGGTTCAATTTTTCCAGCACAAATTAAATGAGATGCTACAGTACAGTAAAGGTTCAAGTAAAATACTGCActtcctaaaaaaaaagaaggtaaaaTACTGCAGAGAAAGATTCGTGAGATGAAAACCTCGAGATACCAAATTTTTGGTACATTGAGTTACTTAATATCTGAAGATATATGGTACCTACCTACCGGTACGTACCATTTTAAGGATGCTAAATTAGTAAATTATCCTCATGAGATAATTAAACACGGGTAACGGGTCGTACCTTTCCGTCGGAGCCGTCAtcgtcggcgccgacgcccTGGTTGGTGATGGCGTACtgcacctcgtcgtcgtcgacgttgCCGTCCTCCTCGGTGATGGAGTGCACTTCGCGGTGACATACGTCGCCACCGTCCACATCGGTGAAGTTCCTTGCGGagtcgacgccgccaccacccaccTGCAGCTTGGTGATGGCCACGTAGAGCAGGAGAACACGACGTAGGCAGACGAAGAGCAACACCTGATCTGACGTACTCATGGCCTAACGCTGTGTGAATTCTATTGTAGTGCTTGATGACGGTAATTAATATTCGTCCGAGCTAGCGCAagggtttatatatatatatagcccaGCGCCCGAGGGAGAGGGGCGCTGGAAATTCTTCTTGCCGAAGCTTTCTTTCTGATAAGAGGTTGTGTGAAAGTTCATTTCTTTATTTATCCCTACCTAATGTACATAGTTATCGAGATATATGCATAGTCATTCGTTCGTGATGTCATGACTGCCATTCGTGCAGCCATGCATGCTCGATTGTGCCAGTAACCCAAATTCATTATAGtagtacaaaattaaaaataaattgatgaaGTAAAACAGCATGAGAAGGCTGATACGTAATTCTGGAGTTAAACAATTGAGTCCATCCATGCATGGTAATGGTGCATCAACACCATGCATAGATGTAAAAAGATGGATAGATGTCATATCCTGTTTTAGGCCAGCTAAGCATGCATCCACATACTATGTATATGCATGCAAGAAAAAGTGATCGTGTGTGAACGGCCGCGTACATACTCACAAGTTCCTTAtgcgaacaaaaaaaatattaccacTAGCCGCAAGTAGTACAAACAGAATCATACAAAGGGGATTTGCAACGAGACAAAACAGAAAAATACCAAGGCGTTTGTAAGGAGACAAGTGCTCCGTCCTCACTCCGTTCTAGACAAAACTAAATGAATTAATTTgcacatatatttaaaaactaaatgaatttgaacatagattaatttttataagttttgttttttcttaaatacAAAACGACTTTTTATGGTGTCACCCTTTTATCCTTACTGCCGAATAAATAAAAAGCTAGAAAAAAATGTATCTGAGGACTTCCGGCCAAAGGACATtagcaaaaatagattttcactGGTGGTCGCCATTTCTTCAGTCGGACCTCTTAGCAACCGTTTTTCGCTGGTGGTAGCCAAAGAGTACCGCTCACAAAATTAATGTCAACTTATTAAAACGCCCACAGCCCACCTCACCACCCGTCCCCGCCTCTCGAtctccttcccttctccctcctACCTCCAGACTCTCTCGCCCCTCGCTCCTTCCTTCCCTCGCCCTTCTACCTACTTCCTCTGGTCctttctccaccaccgccaggCGTGCCACTACTGTCGCCTCTCTAGGAAGCTGTCAACATTCCGTACTGATGCAAGATTAGCTAATAAGGAGGTCAGGGCCATCGGATCTAGGAGACCCTAGCCTCTCCGCTGGTGGATTCGGTTGGCTGGAGCGGGTGGCGAATAGGACGATGATGAGAGGGAGTAAGAAGATGACCGGTGGTGAGACTCAAGTTGGGATCGCTAGATTTGACGGCGGTTCTTGGACCGCTAGATCTGGCAGCGGCGACGGTCCACTTCGACGACGACCCTTGATGGCGACGGCACGACGGCTCCACACGCAAGCTTGACCATGTTGACCCTCAGTGGTGACAATGTCTAGGGTTTGCGGCTGACTCAGTGATGGCGATGCCGACTGCAGCTTGGTGACAACAGCGATGACCTTGACTGCGATGCTTGTGGTGACTGTTGATGCTTGTGTTGATGTAATGCTGCTGTTTAGGGTTGAAAGTGATTCAGAGAGTTTCCGTCTGACCGGAccttttttcggaatcggataGTTTCGGTCGGATATATCCGGAAAATTTTTAATTCGAATATATTTTTCGgaaatgaaaacgaatatgatatagGTGATATCCGTCGGAATCGGATAACGGTCGGATAATATCTGGTATTTTCTATCGGATATCCGACTTACACATAAGGCTGCCATAGCCTATAAACCATCCTTACCCAAGAGGCAGCCTAGTCCAACAACAAGGATAACCCTAGGAAGTCTCCAatactctctttctctctctttcagtGATACATGCACATTAaattatttgtttcatg comes from the Oryza glaberrima chromosome 9, OglaRS2, whole genome shotgun sequence genome and includes:
- the LOC127783904 gene encoding uncharacterized protein LOC127783904, whose product is MSTSDQVLLFVCLRRVLLLYVAITKLQVGGGGVDSARNFTDVDGGDVCHREVHSITEEDGNVDDDEVQYAITNQGVGADDDGSDGKLSSASQQVFYPARAEANTASAAAGKWRGHRMPTALQPELNSDDGHGQQFDRTDDQIQSSIADRLIATMIIVMLMVVMNGRASEINKKSRRATWFSPVAALTMLLLVVAASANSVTAARPLAAAAAAGGGHNEAAVAAAASETMPLKAAAPGHSSCTTDPNTQQPVRCIPH